Proteins from a single region of Flavobacterium sp. YJ01:
- a CDS encoding dehydrogenase E1 component subunit alpha/beta: MIFYRQNLTDTQLLDLYKKILKPRLIEEKMLILIRQGKVSKWFSGIGQEAIAVGVTAVLDQSEYILPMHRNLGVFTTREIPLHRLFSQWQGKANGFTKGRDRSFHFGTQEYNIIGMISHLGPQLGIADGIALADKLQNNKKITAVFTGEGATSEGDFHEALNIAAVWKLPVMFIIENNGYGLSTPTNEQYACENLADKGIGYGIESWIIDGNNIVEVYNKLSQLKEEMKENPRPILLEFKTFRMRGHEEASGTKYVPQELMDQWELRDPVTNYKKYLLENGILTEELDEQFRAEIKQEIDENWAKANAEPEIEPTYSGELDDVYKPYQFEEVKTESETESIRFIDAIRNGLNESMQRHKNLVIMGQDIAEYGGAFKITDGFVEFFGKDRVRNTPICESAVVSAAMGLSINNYKAIVEMQFADFVSTGFNPIVNLLAKSHYRWGENADVVVRMPCGGGTQAGPFHSQTNEAWFTKTPGLKVVYPAFPYDAKGLLNTSINDPNPVLFFEHKLLYRSIYQDVPKEYYTIPLGKAALVKEGKSVTIISFGAPVHWALETLANNPEIDADLIDLRTLQPLDTETIFASVKKTGKAIIYQEDTMFGGIASDISALIMENCFEYLDAPVKRVASLDSPIPFTKALEDQFLPKNRFEIALKELLDY, translated from the coding sequence ATGATTTTTTACCGACAAAACCTCACTGACACTCAATTATTAGACTTATACAAAAAGATATTAAAACCACGATTGATAGAAGAAAAGATGCTAATCTTGATTCGTCAAGGAAAAGTTTCTAAATGGTTTTCGGGAATCGGACAAGAAGCTATTGCAGTTGGTGTTACCGCTGTTTTAGACCAATCAGAATATATACTTCCAATGCACCGAAATCTTGGTGTTTTTACAACGAGAGAAATTCCGTTGCATCGTTTGTTTTCGCAATGGCAAGGTAAAGCTAATGGTTTTACAAAAGGTCGAGACAGAAGTTTCCACTTCGGAACACAGGAATACAATATTATCGGAATGATTTCGCATTTAGGTCCGCAGTTAGGAATTGCTGACGGAATTGCTTTAGCAGATAAACTTCAAAACAATAAAAAAATAACAGCAGTTTTTACGGGCGAAGGTGCAACAAGCGAAGGCGATTTTCATGAAGCTTTGAATATTGCCGCAGTTTGGAAATTGCCTGTAATGTTTATTATCGAAAATAACGGCTACGGGCTTTCGACTCCAACAAACGAACAGTATGCCTGCGAAAACCTTGCTGATAAAGGAATTGGTTACGGCATTGAAAGCTGGATTATTGACGGAAATAATATTGTAGAAGTCTACAACAAATTATCTCAGTTAAAAGAAGAAATGAAAGAGAATCCACGTCCGATTTTGTTAGAATTTAAAACTTTCAGAATGCGCGGGCACGAAGAGGCGAGTGGTACTAAATATGTTCCTCAGGAATTAATGGATCAATGGGAATTAAGAGATCCAGTTACTAATTACAAAAAATATCTTTTAGAAAACGGAATTCTTACTGAAGAATTAGACGAGCAATTTCGCGCTGAAATAAAACAAGAAATTGATGAAAATTGGGCAAAAGCAAATGCCGAACCAGAAATCGAACCAACTTACAGTGGAGAATTAGATGATGTTTACAAACCTTATCAATTTGAAGAAGTTAAAACCGAATCTGAAACTGAAAGTATTCGTTTTATTGATGCCATCCGAAATGGTTTAAACGAATCAATGCAACGCCATAAAAATTTGGTTATAATGGGGCAAGATATTGCAGAATATGGAGGCGCCTTTAAAATCACAGATGGTTTTGTCGAATTCTTTGGAAAAGATCGCGTACGAAATACTCCAATTTGCGAAAGCGCTGTTGTTTCAGCTGCAATGGGATTGTCTATTAATAATTATAAAGCAATTGTAGAAATGCAATTTGCTGATTTTGTGTCAACAGGATTTAATCCGATTGTGAACTTATTGGCAAAATCACATTATCGTTGGGGAGAAAATGCAGATGTTGTTGTTCGTATGCCTTGCGGTGGCGGAACTCAGGCGGGACCTTTTCATTCGCAAACCAATGAAGCTTGGTTTACCAAAACACCAGGTTTAAAAGTTGTTTATCCAGCATTTCCTTATGATGCAAAAGGACTTTTAAACACCTCAATAAATGATCCAAATCCTGTTTTATTCTTTGAACATAAATTATTGTATAGAAGTATTTATCAAGATGTTCCAAAGGAGTATTATACCATTCCTTTAGGTAAAGCAGCTTTGGTTAAAGAAGGAAAATCAGTAACCATTATTTCATTCGGCGCGCCAGTTCATTGGGCTTTAGAAACTTTAGCAAACAATCCAGAAATAGATGCCGATTTAATCGATTTAAGAACTTTACAGCCATTAGATACAGAAACTATTTTTGCTTCAGTTAAAAAAACTGGAAAAGCCATAATTTATCAAGAAGACACCATGTTTGGCGGAATTGCAAGTGATATATCGGCTTTAATTATGGAAAATTGTTTTGAATATCTTGATGCTCCCGTAAAACGCGTAGCCAGTTTAGATTCGCCAATTCCGTTTACAAAAGCATTAGAAGATCAGTTTTTACCTAAAAATCGATTTGAAATCGCGCTTAAAGAATTACTGGATTATTAA
- a CDS encoding DUF885 domain-containing protein — MKKICLSLFTVLLLASCAKNAKSNKDTDLDKKFDTYKNNFISELWKLNPNWASGVGFHKYDSILTNPDAKDSQNKLDFANAQLDSLKSYNIDNLSNNNKTDYYMIKNQLNGIIFNIKELKTNEWDPSEYNVCGSFAEILNGNYDNLETRLKAFNAKMDGIPAYYEAAKKNVKNPTLEHTELAIAQNLGGSSVFQDDLKNTLEKSKLSDAEKKQMLEKAAVSVKAITDYADWLKKLPNKTPRSFRLGKDLYSKKFDLNIQSGYTADEIYQIAVNHKKDLHEKMFVLADKLWTKYKGNAVKPTDKLELIKEVIDEISLKHTTPEKFQSEIEKQIPELTAYVKAKDLLYIDPSKPLVVRKEPAYMAGVAGASISAPGPYDKNANTYYNVGSMSGWTKENAESYLREYNDYILQILNIHEAIPGHYTQLVYSNQSPSIIKSIFGNGAMVEGWAVYAEKMMLESGYKNSDEMWLMYYKWNLRTTCNTILDISVHTKEMSKEDAIKLLTKEAFQQQAEADGKWKRATLSQVQLCSYFTGYTEIYNLREELKKKEGDKFNLKKFHEKFLSFGSAPVKYIKELMLSEE, encoded by the coding sequence ATGAAAAAAATTTGCCTATCACTTTTTACGGTTTTGCTTTTGGCTTCTTGCGCTAAAAATGCCAAATCTAACAAGGATACAGATTTAGACAAAAAATTTGACACTTATAAAAACAACTTTATTTCCGAATTATGGAAACTGAATCCGAATTGGGCTTCTGGCGTAGGATTTCATAAGTATGATAGTATTTTGACGAATCCAGATGCAAAAGACAGTCAAAATAAATTAGATTTTGCAAACGCACAATTAGATTCTCTAAAATCTTATAACATTGATAATCTGTCAAACAACAATAAGACCGATTATTATATGATAAAAAATCAATTAAACGGAATCATTTTTAACATCAAAGAATTAAAAACAAATGAATGGGATCCGTCAGAATATAATGTTTGCGGTTCTTTTGCTGAAATATTAAATGGAAATTACGATAATCTAGAAACACGTTTAAAAGCTTTTAATGCCAAAATGGATGGAATTCCTGCTTATTATGAAGCGGCTAAAAAGAATGTAAAGAATCCAACTTTAGAACATACAGAACTTGCAATTGCTCAGAATCTTGGTGGTTCTTCGGTTTTTCAAGATGACCTTAAAAATACTTTAGAAAAAAGCAAATTATCAGATGCAGAAAAGAAACAAATGTTAGAAAAAGCAGCTGTTTCGGTAAAAGCGATTACTGATTATGCAGATTGGCTGAAAAAACTGCCAAACAAAACGCCTCGTTCTTTTAGATTAGGAAAAGATTTGTATTCCAAAAAGTTTGATTTGAATATCCAATCGGGATATACGGCAGACGAAATTTATCAAATCGCCGTAAATCATAAAAAAGATTTACACGAAAAAATGTTTGTTTTAGCCGATAAACTTTGGACTAAATACAAAGGCAATGCTGTAAAACCAACCGACAAACTGGAATTAATTAAAGAAGTTATTGATGAAATTTCATTAAAACACACTACACCAGAAAAATTCCAATCTGAAATCGAAAAACAAATTCCAGAATTGACGGCTTATGTAAAAGCAAAAGATTTATTATACATTGATCCTTCAAAACCTTTAGTTGTTCGCAAAGAACCTGCATATATGGCTGGAGTTGCCGGCGCATCAATTTCTGCTCCTGGACCATATGATAAAAATGCAAACACGTATTATAATGTGGGAAGTATGTCTGGATGGACAAAAGAAAATGCAGAAAGCTATTTAAGAGAATACAACGATTATATTTTGCAAATCTTGAATATTCATGAAGCAATTCCGGGACATTATACTCAATTGGTTTACAGCAATCAATCGCCAAGTATTATCAAATCTATCTTCGGAAACGGCGCTATGGTTGAAGGTTGGGCTGTTTATGCAGAGAAAATGATGCTAGAAAGCGGTTACAAAAACTCTGATGAAATGTGGTTAATGTATTATAAATGGAATCTTAGAACAACTTGTAATACTATATTAGACATTAGCGTACATACTAAAGAAATGTCAAAAGAAGATGCCATTAAACTTCTAACAAAAGAAGCTTTTCAGCAACAAGCGGAGGCAGACGGAAAATGGAAACGTGCTACTTTATCTCAAGTTCAATTGTGTTCTTATTTTACAGGTTATACTGAAATCTATAATTTAAGAGAAGAATTAAAGAAAAAAGAAGGCGATAAATTTAACTTGAAAAAGTTTCACGAAAAGTTCTTAAGTTTTGGAAGTGCTCCAGTAAAATATATCAAAGAATTGATGCTTTCTGAAGAGTAG
- a CDS encoding glyoxalase: protein MEDRDTFLKEFRGETLGTVSAQSSPDEIFQNQTIRPILKLQNDLFIAVFINYVNKNKPDFYSYSVEKKLQTIENSIQKDIKFRNSLKGIVMALFTVEEYNTYIKNSSDLNKRMMNLLIDRLKNQVQLFEVESDLK from the coding sequence ATGGAAGATAGAGACACTTTTTTAAAAGAATTCAGAGGCGAGACTTTAGGAACTGTAAGTGCTCAATCTTCTCCAGATGAGATCTTTCAAAACCAGACCATCAGACCGATTTTAAAACTGCAAAATGATTTGTTCATCGCAGTTTTTATTAATTATGTAAACAAAAACAAGCCTGATTTCTATTCTTATTCTGTAGAGAAAAAACTTCAAACGATCGAAAATTCGATTCAAAAGGACATTAAATTTCGAAACTCTTTAAAAGGAATTGTAATGGCGCTTTTTACGGTTGAAGAATATAATACTTACATTAAAAATTCTTCTGATTTAAATAAACGAATGATGAATTTATTAATTGACCGATTGAAAAATCAGGTACAATTGTTTGAAGTAGAATCTGATTTGAAATAA
- a CDS encoding mechanosensitive ion channel domain-containing protein — MLKLLEKIFNFLYPVFRDWGMSRNVASYTSLIFNIAILIALAYIIYYVAKFILVTLTAVFAQRTKTKFDDYLIQNKTTRYTAYLIPFFFIYKAVPVILDKYEYWESIFGKIVGIYIVLLGLWIVRTVFNSLRDYLKQKPEYSDKPIDSFVQVIMIVLWIFGVAMIISTLFGIKKGELLTILGTLSAIIILIFRDTILGFVSSVQVAINDMVRIGDWITMDKFGADGDVIEINLTTVKVRNFDNTITTIPTYALSSDSFQNWRGMQKSDGRRIKRHVLIKSSTIRFLNDEDLHQLRKVQLITSYIDSRQAEIEKYNDLRGIDKTLSLNGRNMTNLGLFRKYIMQYLTDHPGLNKNMHIMCRQLQSTAHGVPLEIYVFSSDKRWANYEYIMADIFDHVMASVRYFDLEIFELPSTLN, encoded by the coding sequence ATGCTTAAGCTTTTGGAGAAAATATTTAACTTTTTATATCCCGTTTTTAGAGATTGGGGAATGAGCCGTAACGTAGCGTCTTATACCAGTTTAATCTTTAATATCGCTATTTTAATAGCATTAGCTTATATTATTTATTATGTTGCCAAATTTATTTTGGTGACTTTGACTGCTGTTTTTGCACAGCGCACCAAAACAAAATTTGACGATTATTTAATTCAAAACAAAACAACTAGATACACAGCGTATTTAATTCCGTTTTTCTTTATTTATAAAGCCGTTCCTGTAATTTTAGATAAATACGAATATTGGGAATCAATTTTCGGAAAAATTGTCGGTATTTACATTGTATTGCTTGGATTATGGATTGTTAGAACCGTTTTTAATTCGTTACGCGATTATTTAAAACAAAAACCAGAATACAGCGACAAACCGATTGATAGTTTTGTCCAAGTTATTATGATCGTGCTTTGGATTTTTGGAGTTGCAATGATTATTTCTACTCTGTTCGGAATCAAAAAAGGCGAATTATTAACTATTTTAGGAACACTTTCGGCAATTATCATTTTGATTTTCAGAGATACGATTCTTGGGTTTGTTTCGAGTGTTCAGGTTGCCATAAACGATATGGTTCGAATTGGCGACTGGATTACAATGGATAAATTTGGTGCAGATGGAGATGTGATCGAAATCAATTTAACGACAGTAAAAGTTCGAAATTTTGATAATACCATCACCACAATTCCGACATATGCTTTAAGTTCTGATTCTTTTCAGAACTGGCGCGGAATGCAGAAATCAGACGGAAGACGTATCAAAAGACATGTTTTAATAAAAAGCAGTACAATTCGTTTTTTGAATGACGAAGATTTGCATCAATTAAGAAAAGTTCAGCTAATTACCTCTTATATTGACAGCAGACAAGCCGAAATCGAAAAATACAATGATCTGCGTGGAATTGATAAAACACTTTCTCTAAATGGTCGAAATATGACGAATTTAGGTTTGTTTAGAAAATATATCATGCAATATTTAACGGATCATCCTGGATTGAACAAAAATATGCATATTATGTGCAGACAACTACAATCTACAGCTCACGGAGTTCCGTTAGAAATTTATGTGTTTTCGAGTGACAAACGTTGGGCAAATTACGAATATATTATGGCGGATATTTTCGATCACGTCATGGCTTCGGTAAGATATTTTGATTTGGAAATTTTTGAATTGCCTTCAACATTGAATTAG
- a CDS encoding DUF3817 domain-containing protein — translation MLKIFKVTAILEGISYLVLFANMLIIKNNNPELYHTLLRPLGMTHGVLFIGYIILAFLLKKSMNWDFKTFAIILVASLIPFGTFYIEKKYLETKANA, via the coding sequence ATGCTCAAGATTTTCAAAGTTACTGCCATTTTAGAAGGAATCTCTTATTTAGTATTATTTGCTAATATGTTGATTATCAAAAACAACAATCCTGAACTTTACCATACTTTATTACGTCCGCTTGGAATGACACATGGTGTGTTGTTTATCGGATATATTATTTTAGCTTTTTTATTGAAAAAATCAATGAATTGGGATTTCAAAACTTTTGCAATTATTTTAGTAGCTTCTCTTATTCCGTTTGGAACTTTTTATATCGAGAAAAAATATTTAGAAACTAAAGCAAATGCTTAA
- a CDS encoding DUF6155 family protein, with translation MSKRDLKKYLGELTKEQLEEQLIELYEKFAPVKTYYDFVFNPKEDKLLQEAKVKISHEYFPIKKPGAKWRPKAKMRRSVAQKLIKHFMTLGVDSYVVADIMLYNIEIAQTFSSQNLIKQELFYKSIYNSFEQAVNFIISNGIFNDFKLRINGIYEETLQQKWKNKYDFEVILDKIDL, from the coding sequence ATGAGTAAAAGAGATTTAAAAAAATATTTAGGAGAATTGACAAAGGAACAATTAGAAGAACAATTGATTGAATTGTATGAGAAATTTGCTCCAGTAAAGACCTATTATGACTTTGTTTTTAATCCGAAAGAAGATAAATTATTGCAAGAAGCTAAAGTCAAAATTTCTCATGAATATTTTCCGATAAAAAAACCGGGAGCAAAATGGCGTCCTAAAGCTAAAATGCGAAGATCGGTTGCTCAAAAATTAATCAAACATTTTATGACGCTTGGTGTAGATTCTTATGTTGTTGCAGATATTATGCTTTATAACATCGAAATTGCGCAAACGTTTTCTTCTCAAAATTTAATCAAGCAAGAATTGTTTTACAAAAGCATCTATAATTCTTTCGAACAAGCTGTTAATTTTATCATCTCAAATGGAATTTTTAATGATTTTAAATTAAGAATTAATGGCATTTATGAAGAAACTTTGCAGCAAAAATGGAAAAATAAGTACGATTTTGAGGTAATTTTAGATAAAATTGACCTCTAA
- a CDS encoding DEAD/DEAH box helicase: MSQNTLEIQREEKKELYAYQKGDIDAIFDRLDNAPPKHHLLYQLPTGGGKTVIFSEIVRRYLSTNDKKVVVLTHRIELCKQTSKMLTGFGVTNKIINSKVKELPDQNDFSCFVAMVETLKNRINDEKLHLDNIGLVIIDEAHYNSFRKLLNSFKNAFILGVTATPLSSNIKLPMHQSYNELIVGDTIGSLIDKGFLARATTYSYDVGLTSLKVGINGDYTVKSSDDLYTNTLMQEKLLHAYTERSLGKKTLIFNNGIHTSLYVYETFREAGYDIRHLDNTSSSEERKDILQWFKKTPDAILTSVGILTTGFDEPTVETIILNRATKSLTLYFQMIGRGSRKLPGKDEFTVIDLGNNAARFGLWSDPVNWQHIFKSPEFYLENLRDDHEIEMFFKYSMPAELRAKFSKTADVSFDVDEEHKLIIKQNLRSKVVLDKSLEQHSAMCVDNTETLQEAKMLAKELDDDIEDRIKRYSKCLSQCSKNYREWLVDDYKQRLTLLIGKKYREKIMNEPD; the protein is encoded by the coding sequence ATGTCTCAAAACACTTTAGAAATACAAAGAGAAGAGAAGAAAGAACTTTATGCATACCAAAAAGGCGATATTGACGCTATTTTTGACCGTTTAGACAATGCTCCTCCAAAACATCATTTACTGTATCAGCTTCCGACCGGCGGAGGAAAAACAGTAATATTTTCTGAAATCGTTCGTCGTTATCTATCTACTAACGACAAAAAAGTTGTGGTCTTAACGCACCGTATCGAACTTTGTAAACAAACCTCAAAAATGTTAACTGGTTTTGGTGTGACCAATAAAATAATCAACAGTAAAGTTAAAGAACTGCCAGATCAGAATGATTTTTCTTGTTTTGTAGCAATGGTCGAAACTTTAAAAAACCGTATTAATGATGAAAAACTTCATTTGGATAATATCGGTTTGGTTATTATTGATGAGGCGCATTATAATTCTTTCAGAAAGTTGTTAAACTCTTTCAAAAATGCTTTTATTCTTGGAGTTACTGCAACGCCATTGAGTTCGAACATTAAATTGCCAATGCACCAGAGTTATAACGAACTTATTGTTGGAGACACTATTGGCTCTTTAATAGACAAAGGATTTTTGGCAAGAGCTACAACATATAGTTATGATGTTGGTTTGACTTCATTAAAAGTGGGTATTAACGGTGATTATACCGTAAAATCATCTGATGATTTATATACTAACACCTTAATGCAAGAAAAACTTTTGCATGCTTATACAGAACGTTCTTTGGGTAAAAAGACATTAATTTTTAATAACGGTATCCATACTTCTTTATATGTTTATGAAACTTTTAGAGAAGCAGGTTACGATATTAGACACTTAGACAACACAAGTAGTTCAGAAGAACGTAAGGATATTTTGCAATGGTTTAAAAAGACTCCAGATGCAATTTTGACATCTGTTGGAATTTTGACAACTGGTTTTGACGAACCAACGGTAGAAACTATCATTTTGAACAGAGCAACAAAATCGTTGACTTTATATTTCCAAATGATTGGTCGCGGTTCTCGTAAATTACCTGGAAAAGATGAATTTACAGTAATCGATTTAGGAAACAATGCCGCTCGTTTTGGTTTATGGAGTGATCCTGTAAACTGGCAGCATATTTTTAAATCTCCAGAGTTTTATTTAGAAAATCTGCGTGACGACCATGAAATCGAAATGTTTTTCAAATACAGCATGCCAGCTGAATTAAGAGCAAAATTCAGTAAAACTGCCGATGTTAGTTTTGATGTTGATGAAGAACATAAATTAATTATAAAACAAAACCTTCGTTCAAAAGTAGTTCTTGACAAATCTTTAGAACAGCATTCTGCCATGTGCGTAGATAATACCGAAACGCTTCAGGAAGCAAAAATGTTGGCTAAAGAATTAGATGATGATATTGAAGATCGTATCAAACGATATTCGAAATGTCTAAGTCAATGCAGTAAAAACTACCGCGAATGGCTGGTTGATGATTACAAGCAAAGATTAACGTTATTAATTGGTAAAAAATATCGTGAGAAAATCATGAACGAACCAGATTGA
- a CDS encoding DEAD/DEAH box helicase, whose translation MSKQFSTLGLSAPILKALGELNIVEPTEIQQKTIPLLLSETHDIVGLAKTGTGKTAAFGLPLLQLIKPESTAVQTVILVPTRELGQQIVRNLESFAKYIPSISIASICGGTPIKPQIERLKEGAQIVVATPGRLIDLIQRKAIDLKTTEYLVLDEADEMIAILKEGLDEIVAELPKKRRTLLFSATLPGAIKQLVQNYLNKNVVQISANMETVGNEGIDHEYIVVDPIEKLEVLMHFLNSRDGERGIIFCKTKAAVNKLAKNLAINKFSSGALHGSLTQGIRDRIMEQFREGHINILVATDLAARGIDVKEISYVINYHLPDTYENYVHRSGRTARAGAKGLSLTVLQQEEVFEIADFERELGIKFSEFKKPTAASLEENNMLLWAKQIFKTKPNHDLSAELKTKVKTVFHHLTKEELIEKLMASYVLQNKIDIVEKTVKKFKK comes from the coding sequence ATGTCTAAACAATTTTCAACATTAGGACTTTCAGCGCCAATTCTAAAAGCTTTAGGCGAATTAAACATCGTTGAACCAACTGAAATTCAACAAAAAACAATTCCGCTTTTATTATCTGAAACTCATGATATTGTAGGTTTAGCTAAAACTGGAACTGGAAAAACAGCAGCATTTGGTTTACCATTATTGCAATTAATTAAACCAGAATCTACTGCAGTTCAAACTGTTATTCTTGTGCCTACAAGAGAATTAGGACAGCAGATTGTTAGAAATTTAGAGAGTTTTGCAAAATATATTCCTAGTATATCAATTGCTTCAATTTGTGGAGGAACTCCAATAAAACCGCAAATCGAAAGATTGAAAGAAGGTGCTCAGATTGTTGTAGCAACGCCAGGACGTTTGATCGATTTAATTCAGAGAAAAGCAATCGACTTAAAAACTACCGAATATTTAGTTTTAGATGAAGCAGACGAAATGATTGCTATTCTAAAAGAAGGTTTAGACGAAATTGTTGCAGAGCTTCCTAAGAAACGTCGTACCTTATTATTTTCTGCAACACTTCCGGGCGCTATAAAACAATTGGTACAGAATTATTTGAATAAAAATGTAGTTCAAATAAGTGCTAACATGGAAACGGTTGGTAACGAAGGAATTGATCACGAATATATTGTTGTAGATCCGATTGAAAAATTGGAAGTTTTAATGCACTTCTTAAATTCGAGAGATGGTGAAAGAGGAATTATTTTCTGTAAAACAAAAGCCGCAGTTAATAAATTAGCTAAAAATCTGGCTATAAATAAATTTTCTTCTGGAGCGCTTCACGGAAGTTTAACGCAAGGAATTCGTGATAGAATAATGGAACAATTTCGCGAAGGACATATCAATATTTTAGTAGCAACCGATTTGGCTGCTAGAGGAATTGACGTAAAAGAGATTTCATACGTAATCAATTATCACTTGCCTGATACTTATGAAAACTATGTGCACCGAAGCGGAAGAACGGCAAGGGCAGGAGCAAAGGGACTTTCTTTGACTGTTTTACAACAAGAAGAAGTTTTTGAAATTGCCGATTTTGAAAGAGAATTGGGAATCAAATTTTCTGAGTTTAAAAAACCAACTGCAGCAAGTCTCGAAGAAAATAATATGCTTTTATGGGCGAAACAAATCTTCAAAACAAAACCCAATCATGATCTTTCGGCTGAATTGAAAACGAAAGTAAAAACGGTTTTTCATCATTTAACTAAAGAAGAACTAATCGAGAAATTAATGGCAAGTTATGTCCTACAGAACAAAATCGATATAGTTGAAAAAACAGTTAAAAAATTCAAAAAGTAA
- a CDS encoding NAD(P)/FAD-dependent oxidoreductase — protein sequence MKIVIIGGGFAGINLAKELVNQPQIQVTLVDKNNYNFFPPLIYQVATAFLEPSSISYPFRKFFAGKKNLSFRLGELISVSPAEKKITLSNGDLEYDYLVFATGAETSYFGMENVMKNAIPMKTLNDAIVMRNTLLKNLEKAAICKDMRKRRKLLTIVVAGGGPTGVEVSGMFAEMRKNILLKEYPELDTSASNVYLVDGGDALLAPMSKESQKDTLEALTKLGVVVKLNTKVVDYVDDTVVFENGETIKTKNLIWAAGVSAKIFEGIPKESYGRGRRMATDEFNKVNGVDNIYAIGDTAITAGDKNFPDGHPQVAQVAIQQGLNLAKNFKAMVANKPLKPFAYNDKGSMAIIGKAKAVVDLPSPKWHFKGFFAWIIWLFIHLISLITYRNRLNTFWNWMVAYFAKDQSLRMIIRPDKKLQN from the coding sequence ATGAAAATAGTCATTATTGGAGGTGGATTTGCGGGAATTAATCTAGCAAAAGAGCTCGTAAATCAGCCTCAAATACAAGTAACACTTGTAGACAAAAATAATTATAACTTTTTCCCACCACTTATATATCAAGTTGCTACGGCATTTTTAGAACCTTCGAGCATTAGTTATCCTTTCAGAAAATTTTTTGCTGGTAAAAAGAATCTTAGCTTTCGTTTAGGAGAATTAATTTCTGTTTCTCCAGCCGAAAAGAAAATAACTTTAAGCAACGGAGATTTAGAATATGACTATCTTGTTTTTGCAACTGGAGCAGAAACGAGTTATTTTGGTATGGAAAACGTAATGAAAAATGCGATTCCGATGAAAACCTTAAATGATGCCATCGTAATGCGCAATACACTGCTTAAAAACCTCGAAAAAGCTGCAATATGCAAAGACATGCGCAAAAGACGTAAATTACTTACGATTGTTGTGGCAGGAGGAGGGCCGACAGGAGTGGAGGTTTCTGGTATGTTTGCCGAAATGCGTAAAAATATCCTTTTAAAAGAATACCCAGAATTAGACACTTCTGCAAGTAACGTTTATTTAGTTGATGGTGGTGATGCTTTATTAGCACCAATGAGCAAAGAATCTCAAAAAGATACTTTAGAGGCTCTAACAAAATTAGGCGTTGTAGTAAAATTGAATACTAAAGTTGTTGATTATGTCGATGATACAGTAGTATTTGAAAATGGTGAAACCATTAAAACTAAAAACTTAATTTGGGCTGCAGGAGTTTCTGCTAAAATTTTTGAAGGAATTCCGAAAGAAAGCTATGGTCGCGGAAGACGTATGGCAACAGACGAATTCAATAAAGTTAATGGTGTAGACAATATTTATGCCATTGGTGATACTGCGATTACAGCCGGAGATAAAAATTTTCCAGACGGTCATCCGCAAGTTGCACAGGTTGCAATTCAGCAAGGATTAAATCTGGCAAAAAACTTTAAAGCAATGGTAGCAAATAAACCCCTTAAACCATTTGCTTACAACGATAAAGGCTCTATGGCAATTATCGGAAAAGCAAAAGCTGTTGTAGATTTACCGAGTCCGAAATGGCATTTTAAAGGTTTCTTTGCTTGGATTATTTGGTTGTTTATTCACTTAATTTCTTTAATAACATATAGAAATAGATTAAACACTTTTTGGAACTGGATGGTTGCTTATTTTGCAAAAGATCAATCTCTTAGAATGATTATTAGACCAGATAAAAAACTTCAGAATTAA